In the Quercus lobata isolate SW786 chromosome 5, ValleyOak3.0 Primary Assembly, whole genome shotgun sequence genome, one interval contains:
- the LOC115990028 gene encoding abscisic acid receptor PYL2-like: MNLNQTSPHSLTDEEFSKLQPIIKTHHTFEPCPNICTSLLTQHIEAPASITWPFVRDFGNPQKYKHFIKSCTMVGDGEVGSIRDVRVISGLPASTSTERLEVLDDEKLILSFSVVGGEHRLHNYRSVTSVNEIINKEGKVYTIVLESYTVEIPAGNTAEDTKLFADTVVKLNLQKLKDLAMVSWNIMKDPPHQQRYDDQQ, encoded by the coding sequence ATGAATCTTAATCAAACTTCCCCACATAGCCTCACAGATGAAGAATTCTCAAAGCTCCAACCCATCATCAAAACCCATCACACATTTGAACCTTGCCCTAACATATGTACTTCTCTCTTAACACAACACATAGAAGCCCCAGCTAGCATAACATGGCCTTTTGTACGTGATTTTGGGAACCCCCAAAAGTACAAGCACTTCATCAAAAGTTGCACTATGGTTGGTGATGGAGAAGTAGGAAGTATAAGAGATGTTAGGGTTATTTCAGGTCTACCAGCTTCAACAAGCACAGAGAGATTAGAAGTTCTAGATGATGAGAAGCTTATTTTGAGCTTTAGTGTTGTTGGGGGTGAACATAGGTTACATAATTATCGGTCTGTTACATCGGTGAATGAGATTATTAACAAGGAAGGCAAGGTTTATACAATAGTTTTGGAGTCTTATACTGTGGAAATACCTGCGGGGAACACTGCTGAGGATACTAAGCTGTTTGCTGACACAGTTGTGAAATTGAACCTTCAAAAGCTTAAGGATTTAGCTATGGTTTCTTGGAACATCATGAAAGACCCTCCTCATCAGCAAAGATATGATGATCAACAGTGA